The following proteins come from a genomic window of Micromonospora echinofusca:
- a CDS encoding dolichyl-phosphate-mannose--protein mannosyltransferase, whose translation MTSASTAQSADQAEPDPTDGGPPQGPPSASGGVPGVVRRRLATVEAGLDGRSWLATGVVVAIAAILRFVGLSHPPGKIFDETYYARDAWGLVDKGVEWNFKDGGPSYVVHPPLGKWLIGLGEWAFGYSDAEHGISVPGQLMTTAPEFGWRVSAALVGTLSVLLLVRIGRRMFRSTVLGCAAGLLLALDGFHLVLSRTALLDIFLLFFVLATFGALVLDRDARRRRWARALEAGLDPGRPGRAGRPAGGWRNWPWWRLAAGVLFGCACAVKWSALYFLPVFALLVILWEVGVRRSAGVRRPWRDTLLDEVPWLVLAGVLLVLTYVATWSGWLLGDEGYYRLAERYPNAPLSDAPVFGALNNLIEYHKAAYGFHAGLDDPHKYQSWPWQWLLLGRPVAFYWSGDGSCGAASCAAEVLLLGTPLLWWSFLPALVALAWLGLARRDWRAGAILLVVAAGLLPWFWFALDGRTMFSFYTAPALPFLVLAVTYVLGAIVTPAGPPGAATAQIGSPATDAQPGSPAPGGESDEARERRLVGGVIVGAYVLLVALCFAYFYPIFVGKLLPYAEWSARMWLDGRWI comes from the coding sequence GTGACGAGTGCGTCGACAGCACAGAGCGCGGACCAGGCGGAGCCGGATCCCACGGACGGGGGTCCGCCCCAGGGACCGCCGAGCGCGTCCGGCGGGGTTCCCGGCGTGGTCCGGCGACGGCTGGCCACGGTCGAGGCCGGGCTGGACGGGCGCTCCTGGCTCGCCACGGGCGTGGTCGTCGCGATCGCGGCGATCCTGCGCTTCGTCGGGCTGAGCCACCCGCCGGGCAAGATCTTCGACGAGACCTACTACGCCCGGGACGCCTGGGGGCTGGTCGACAAGGGCGTCGAGTGGAACTTCAAGGACGGCGGCCCGTCGTACGTGGTCCATCCGCCGCTGGGCAAGTGGCTGATCGGGCTCGGCGAGTGGGCCTTCGGCTACTCGGACGCCGAGCACGGCATCTCGGTGCCGGGGCAGCTGATGACGACCGCGCCGGAGTTCGGCTGGCGGGTCTCGGCGGCGCTCGTCGGCACCCTGTCGGTGCTGCTGCTGGTGCGCATCGGCCGGCGCATGTTCCGCTCCACCGTGCTCGGCTGCGCCGCCGGCCTGCTGCTCGCCCTGGACGGCTTCCACCTGGTGCTGTCACGCACCGCGCTGCTCGACATCTTCCTGCTCTTCTTCGTGCTGGCCACCTTCGGCGCCCTGGTGCTCGACCGCGACGCGCGGCGCCGCCGGTGGGCGCGGGCGCTGGAGGCCGGCCTGGACCCGGGCCGGCCGGGGCGGGCCGGGCGGCCGGCGGGCGGCTGGCGGAACTGGCCGTGGTGGCGGCTCGCCGCCGGCGTCCTGTTCGGCTGCGCCTGCGCGGTGAAGTGGAGCGCGCTCTACTTCCTGCCCGTCTTCGCGCTGCTGGTGATCCTGTGGGAGGTGGGCGTCCGCCGCTCCGCGGGCGTACGCCGGCCGTGGCGGGACACGCTCCTCGACGAGGTGCCGTGGCTGGTGCTGGCCGGGGTGCTGCTCGTACTCACCTACGTCGCCACCTGGTCCGGCTGGCTGCTCGGCGACGAGGGCTACTACCGGCTGGCCGAGCGCTACCCGAACGCCCCGCTGAGCGACGCCCCGGTGTTCGGCGCGCTCAACAACCTGATCGAGTACCACAAGGCCGCGTACGGCTTCCACGCCGGCCTCGACGACCCGCACAAGTACCAGTCGTGGCCGTGGCAGTGGCTGCTGCTGGGGCGGCCGGTCGCCTTCTACTGGTCCGGCGACGGGTCCTGTGGGGCGGCGAGCTGCGCCGCGGAGGTCCTGCTGCTCGGCACTCCCCTGCTCTGGTGGTCGTTCCTGCCGGCCCTGGTGGCGCTGGCCTGGCTGGGCCTGGCCCGGCGGGACTGGCGGGCGGGGGCGATCCTGCTCGTCGTGGCGGCCGGCCTGCTGCCCTGGTTCTGGTTCGCGCTCGACGGCCGGACGATGTTCTCCTTCTACACCGCACCGGCGCTGCCGTTCCTGGTGCTGGCGGTGACCTACGTGCTCGGCGCGATCGTCACGCCGGCCGGCCCACCGGGCGCCGCCACCGCGCAGATCGGCTCCCCGGCCACGGACGCGCAGCCGGGCTCCCCCGCCCCGGGTGGCGAGTCCGACGAGGCGCGGGAGCGCAGGCTCGTCGGCGGGGTGATCGTCGGGGCGTACGTCCTGCTGGTCGCGCTCTGCTTCGCGTACTTCTATCCGATCTTCGTCGGGAAGCTGCTGCCGTACGCGGAGTGGTCCGCGCGGATGTGGCTGGACGGCCGCTGGATCTGA
- a CDS encoding HNH endonuclease family protein yields MTRTLRWAGGLLATVTAATLGLSAPAQAATVSVPLRTLVADLPVAAESRTGYSRSLFPHWTDADSDGCNTRYEVLIAEATTRPTVGSGCQLTGGRWRSYYDGAYWTNPSDLDIDHMVPLAEAWDSGARNWTTSRRQAFANDLGDVRSLVAVTDNVNQAKGDQDPATWLPTNEKCRYVGEWVAVKTRWRLSVDSAEKSALTSRASSCTNITLTVTHAY; encoded by the coding sequence ATGACCCGTACCCTCCGCTGGGCAGGCGGCCTGCTGGCCACCGTCACCGCCGCCACCCTCGGACTGTCCGCCCCCGCCCAGGCGGCCACCGTCTCGGTGCCGTTGCGCACCCTCGTCGCCGACCTGCCGGTGGCCGCCGAGAGCCGCACCGGCTACTCCCGGAGTCTCTTCCCACACTGGACCGACGCGGACTCGGACGGCTGCAACACCCGGTACGAGGTACTGATCGCCGAGGCCACCACCCGCCCCACCGTCGGCTCCGGCTGCCAACTGACCGGCGGGCGCTGGCGCTCCTACTACGACGGCGCCTACTGGACCAACCCGTCCGATCTCGACATCGACCACATGGTCCCGCTGGCCGAGGCGTGGGACTCGGGCGCCCGGAACTGGACCACGTCGCGGCGACAGGCGTTCGCCAACGACCTCGGCGACGTCCGATCGCTGGTCGCGGTGACCGACAACGTCAACCAGGCCAAGGGCGACCAGGACCCGGCGACCTGGCTGCCGACCAACGAGAAGTGCCGCTACGTCGGCGAGTGGGTCGCGGTGAAGACCCGGTGGCGGCTGAGCGTGGACAGCGCCGAGAAGAGCGCGCTGACCAGCCGGGCGAGTTCCTGCACGAACATCACGCTCACGGTGACGCACGCGTACTGA
- a CDS encoding M23 family metallopeptidase, which yields MRTMKTVLRRIGGAVTALLVVAGATVAGATPAAAANYYYELPYPARESYRVTQGPEGTYSHVGPYNEYAWDFGLPANYEVSASQGGTIIMSNWSPYWQNGIEVIIRHSNGQCTHYAHLNRAIYNAGTWVPQGRVIGWSGNTGASTGPHLHFQVINCNTRVGIPATLQGWTPYTGTWPVSVNYYA from the coding sequence ATGAGAACCATGAAGACGGTCCTGCGCCGGATCGGCGGGGCCGTGACTGCCCTGCTGGTGGTTGCCGGGGCCACGGTCGCCGGCGCGACCCCCGCCGCCGCCGCGAACTACTACTACGAGCTGCCGTACCCGGCGCGCGAGTCCTACCGGGTCACCCAGGGGCCGGAGGGCACCTACTCGCACGTCGGCCCCTACAACGAGTACGCCTGGGACTTCGGGCTGCCGGCCAACTACGAGGTCTCCGCCTCGCAGGGGGGCACCATCATCATGTCGAACTGGTCGCCGTACTGGCAGAACGGCATCGAGGTGATCATCCGGCACTCGAACGGCCAGTGCACCCACTACGCGCACCTGAACCGGGCGATCTACAACGCCGGCACCTGGGTGCCGCAGGGCCGCGTCATCGGCTGGTCGGGCAACACCGGCGCGTCCACCGGCCCGCACCTGCACTTCCAGGTCATCAACTGCAACACCCGGGTGGGCATCCCCGCCACCCTCCAGGGCTGGACGCCGTACACCGGCACCTGGCCGGTGAGCGTGAACTACTACGCCTGA
- a CDS encoding O-acetyl-ADP-ribose deacetylase, with amino-acid sequence MPVIEVVRGDITREEVDAIVNAANESLLGGGGVDGAIHRAAGPGLAQAGAALAPCHPGEAVATPAFDLDPPVRHVIHTVGPVWEGGGHGEADVLASCYRRSLQVADEIGARRVAFPAIGTGVYGYPSDQAATIAVTTIRATPTAVEHVRLVAFDDATYRLLAAAASAD; translated from the coding sequence ATGCCCGTGATCGAAGTGGTACGCGGTGACATCACCCGCGAGGAAGTCGACGCCATCGTCAACGCGGCGAACGAGTCGCTGCTGGGCGGCGGTGGCGTCGACGGGGCGATCCACCGGGCGGCGGGACCAGGCCTGGCCCAGGCGGGCGCCGCTCTCGCGCCGTGCCATCCGGGCGAGGCCGTCGCCACCCCCGCGTTCGACCTGGATCCACCCGTACGCCACGTCATCCACACGGTCGGTCCGGTGTGGGAGGGCGGCGGCCACGGCGAGGCGGACGTCCTGGCCTCGTGCTACCGGCGCAGCCTCCAGGTCGCCGACGAGATCGGCGCCCGCCGCGTCGCCTTCCCCGCCATCGGCACCGGCGTCTACGGCTACCCGTCCGACCAGGCGGCGACGATCGCGGTCACGACGATCAGGGCGACACCGACCGCCGTCGAGCACGTCCGCCTGGTCGCCTTCGACGACGCCACGTACCGGCTCCTGGCAGCAGCCGCGTCGGCCGACTGA
- the rsmI gene encoding 16S rRNA (cytidine(1402)-2'-O)-methyltransferase: MKESHLVGEMSATGRLVLLGAPLGNPADASARFREVLAAADVVAAEDTRRLTRLARDLDVTVGGRIVSYFEGNEERRTPELVDVLSAGYVVALVTDGGMPSVSDPGYRLVTAALDAGVPVTAAPGPSAVTTALALSGLPCDRFCFEGFLPRTGGARRSRLRALAAEERTLVFFEAPHRIAAALADLAAAFGADRPAALCRELTKTYEEIVRRPLGELADWASEGEPRGEITLVVAGAPESAPERPDDDTLRAAVAAREAAGLSRRDAITEVATQYALRRRDVYTVVHA, from the coding sequence ATGAAGGAGTCGCATCTCGTGGGTGAAATGTCCGCAACCGGGCGCCTGGTCCTGCTCGGCGCGCCGCTCGGCAACCCCGCCGACGCCTCCGCCCGGTTCCGCGAGGTGCTCGCCGCCGCGGACGTGGTGGCCGCCGAGGACACCCGCCGGCTCACCCGGCTGGCCCGGGACCTCGACGTCACCGTCGGCGGCCGGATCGTCTCCTACTTCGAGGGCAACGAGGAACGGCGCACCCCCGAGCTGGTCGACGTGCTCTCCGCCGGCTACGTCGTGGCCCTGGTGACCGACGGCGGCATGCCGAGCGTCTCCGACCCGGGCTACCGGCTGGTCACCGCCGCCCTGGACGCCGGCGTGCCGGTCACCGCCGCGCCGGGCCCGAGCGCGGTCACCACCGCCCTGGCCCTCTCCGGCCTGCCCTGCGACCGGTTCTGCTTCGAGGGCTTCCTGCCGCGCACCGGCGGAGCCCGCCGGTCGCGCCTGCGGGCCCTCGCCGCCGAGGAGCGGACGCTGGTCTTCTTCGAGGCGCCGCACCGGATCGCCGCCGCACTGGCCGACCTGGCCGCCGCGTTCGGCGCCGACCGGCCGGCCGCGCTCTGCCGCGAGCTGACCAAGACGTACGAGGAGATCGTCCGCCGCCCCCTCGGCGAACTGGCGGACTGGGCGAGCGAGGGGGAGCCGCGCGGCGAGATCACCCTCGTCGTGGCCGGCGCGCCCGAGTCGGCCCCCGAGCGGCCCGACGACGACACGCTGCGGGCCGCCGTCGCCGCCCGCGAGGCCGCCGGCCTGTCCCGCCGCGACGCGATCACCGAGGTCGCCACCCAGTACGCGCTGCGCCGCCGCGACGTCTACACCGTCGTGCACGCCTGA
- a CDS encoding glycosyltransferase family 2 protein yields MTARTDDAVELSVVVPTYQDAQCLALTLRSLTRQTVRPERFEVVVVRDGGSSAGYADAVGAATGLDLRLLEFPRRRGRSAARNEAVRHTRAPLLLFLDADSYASPQLLERHLAHHAVAGQPAVLMGRRDELSLEHVEAVLDGRELTGVPRRRADRSGDLRFPHGEPPGQDWLRAGWALAYTHNISLARHLFDRAGGFDERSGLRWGLEDIELFYRVHRHLGVTGSNFAYDDEARAFHLPHHRNTDRNFADFAANRSLLTGQYHVIEWEFYGLLDVYDSLERIVYYRWAATDCARRSTCRIGPAFDRLADRLPGPRVLWVGTGSTQVDLPPGALTFDYAAPPGPTNHHLVGMDPPIPAGSLDAVVSVDFWRYLRWDDLCRFVNTSGRLAREVHLVSTGDTGSAPLTPGPAVLGYLRRALSDAFATRLTHVDGLGEVLTLRSLTPAARRGPARV; encoded by the coding sequence ATGACGGCACGGACGGACGACGCGGTCGAGTTGAGCGTGGTCGTACCCACCTATCAGGACGCGCAGTGCCTGGCGCTGACGCTGCGGTCGCTGACCCGGCAGACCGTCCGCCCCGAACGCTTCGAGGTGGTCGTGGTCCGCGACGGCGGCTCTTCCGCCGGATACGCCGACGCCGTCGGGGCGGCCACCGGCCTCGACCTCCGGTTGCTCGAGTTCCCCCGGCGGAGGGGACGCTCCGCGGCCCGCAACGAGGCAGTCCGGCACACCCGGGCGCCGCTGCTGCTGTTCCTCGACGCCGACTCGTACGCCTCCCCGCAGTTGCTGGAGCGCCACCTGGCCCACCACGCGGTCGCCGGCCAGCCCGCCGTGCTGATGGGCCGGCGCGACGAGCTGAGCCTGGAACACGTCGAGGCCGTCCTCGACGGGCGGGAGCTGACCGGCGTCCCCCGCCGCCGCGCGGACCGCTCCGGGGACCTGCGCTTCCCGCACGGCGAGCCGCCGGGGCAGGACTGGCTCCGGGCGGGCTGGGCGCTGGCCTACACCCACAACATCTCGCTCGCCCGCCACCTGTTCGACCGCGCCGGCGGGTTCGACGAACGCTCCGGGCTGCGCTGGGGCCTGGAGGACATCGAGCTGTTCTACCGGGTCCACCGGCACCTCGGCGTCACCGGGTCGAACTTCGCGTACGACGACGAGGCCCGCGCGTTCCACCTCCCGCACCACCGCAACACCGACCGCAACTTCGCCGACTTCGCGGCCAACCGGAGCCTCCTGACCGGGCAGTACCACGTCATCGAGTGGGAGTTCTACGGCCTGCTGGACGTGTACGACTCGCTGGAGCGCATCGTCTACTACCGGTGGGCGGCCACCGACTGCGCACGGCGCTCGACGTGCCGCATCGGCCCGGCGTTCGACCGTCTCGCCGACCGGCTGCCCGGCCCCCGCGTGCTGTGGGTGGGCACCGGCAGCACGCAGGTCGACCTGCCGCCCGGCGCGTTGACCTTCGACTACGCCGCCCCGCCCGGTCCCACGAACCACCACCTGGTCGGCATGGACCCGCCCATCCCGGCGGGCAGCCTCGACGCGGTGGTCAGCGTCGACTTCTGGCGGTACCTGCGCTGGGACGACCTCTGCCGGTTCGTCAACACCTCCGGACGGCTCGCCCGCGAGGTGCACCTGGTCTCCACCGGCGACACCGGATCCGCGCCGCTCACGCCCGGGCCGGCGGTGCTGGGCTACCTGCGCCGTGCCCTGAGCGACGCTTTCGCCACCAGGTTGACCCACGTCGACGGGCTCGGTGAGGTGCTCACCCTGCGGTCGCTGACCCCGGCCGCGCGTAGGGGTCCGGCGCGGGTCTGA
- a CDS encoding helix-turn-helix domain-containing protein: protein MGTVALAVTDGMLHFELSLACEVFGADLTGIADPWYRVAVCGSGAVRVGRFRLEPDCGLDELAYADTVIVPGWVDVDEEPPADLVDAVRAAHEAGARVASLCTGAFVLAAAGLLDGRRATTHWAHTEALAARYPLVEVDPDVLYVDDGSVLTSAGKAAAMDLCLHLVRLDHGSAVANRLARRLVVPPHRAGGQAQYVTAPVPAQDDHPLAELFSWAIERLDHALTVEDLARQANMSSRNLGRHFRSAAGTTPLRWLLTQRIRHAQELLETTDDSIDAIAAATGMGTATTLRRHFNRTIGVPPDTYRRTFRSSRFRAR, encoded by the coding sequence ATGGGTACTGTCGCGCTGGCCGTCACCGACGGGATGCTGCACTTCGAGTTGTCCCTGGCGTGCGAGGTCTTCGGCGCCGATCTGACCGGCATCGCCGACCCCTGGTACCGCGTCGCCGTCTGCGGATCGGGTGCGGTGCGGGTCGGCCGGTTCCGGCTCGAGCCCGACTGCGGTCTCGACGAGCTCGCGTACGCCGACACGGTGATCGTCCCCGGGTGGGTCGACGTCGACGAGGAACCGCCCGCCGACCTGGTCGACGCGGTGCGCGCGGCCCACGAGGCGGGCGCACGGGTGGCGTCCCTGTGCACGGGCGCGTTCGTGCTCGCCGCCGCCGGCCTGCTGGACGGTCGACGGGCGACCACGCACTGGGCGCACACCGAGGCGCTGGCGGCCCGCTATCCCCTGGTGGAGGTCGATCCGGACGTGCTCTACGTGGACGACGGCAGCGTGCTCACCTCCGCCGGCAAGGCCGCGGCGATGGATCTGTGCCTGCACCTGGTCCGCCTCGACCACGGCTCGGCGGTCGCCAACAGGCTGGCCCGCCGCCTGGTCGTGCCCCCGCACCGGGCCGGCGGCCAGGCCCAGTACGTCACCGCCCCCGTGCCCGCCCAGGACGACCATCCGCTCGCCGAGCTGTTCTCGTGGGCGATCGAACGGCTCGACCACGCGTTGACCGTGGAGGACCTGGCCCGGCAGGCGAACATGAGCTCGCGCAACCTGGGCCGCCACTTCAGGTCGGCGGCCGGCACCACGCCGCTGCGCTGGCTGCTGACCCAGCGGATCCGACACGCCCAGGAGCTGCTGGAGACCACGGACGACAGCATCGACGCCATCGCGGCGGCTACCGGCATGGGCACCGCCACGACGCTGCGCCGGCACTTCAACCGCACCATCGGCGTGCCCCCGGACACCTACCGCCGCACCTTCCGCAGTTCGCGGTTCCGCGCTCGATGA
- a CDS encoding GNAT family N-acetyltransferase, producing MLTDGPVLLRPYRRSDAAAWSEVRRANREWLAPWESSIPGSWHELNSPAAFRWVYRDQRRSARIGEGMPFAVCLREGGRERLVGHLNVGSIVRRAFCSAYVGYWVDSRVAGRGVIPTALALAVDHAFGEGGLHRVEVNIRPENRPSRRVVEKLGFREESYHVRYMHIDGAWRDHIGYAMTSEEVAAEGGLLARWHRVRATTG from the coding sequence GTGCTGACCGACGGGCCGGTGCTGCTGCGGCCCTACCGGCGTTCGGACGCCGCCGCCTGGTCGGAGGTGCGTCGCGCCAACCGGGAGTGGCTGGCGCCGTGGGAGTCGTCCATCCCCGGCAGTTGGCACGAGCTGAACTCGCCGGCCGCGTTCCGCTGGGTGTACCGCGACCAGCGCCGCTCGGCGCGCATCGGCGAGGGGATGCCGTTCGCCGTCTGCCTGCGCGAGGGCGGCCGGGAGCGGCTGGTCGGCCACCTCAACGTGGGCAGCATCGTGCGGCGGGCGTTCTGCTCGGCGTACGTGGGCTACTGGGTGGACTCCCGGGTGGCCGGTCGCGGCGTCATCCCCACCGCGCTGGCGCTCGCGGTCGACCACGCGTTCGGCGAGGGCGGGCTGCACCGGGTCGAGGTGAACATCCGCCCCGAGAACCGGCCGTCCCGGCGGGTGGTGGAGAAGCTGGGTTTCCGCGAGGAGTCGTACCACGTGCGCTACATGCACATCGACGGTGCGTGGCGGGACCACATCGGATACGCGATGACCAGCGAGGAGGTCGCCGCCGAGGGAGGGCTGCTGGCCCGCTGGCACCGGGTCCGCGCCACCACGGGGTGA
- the sepX gene encoding divisome protein SepX/GlpR, producing MRVPTSVLLAVLAAAGLLALAPALVRRYDATERLVAERAQSTARVLQRRRRRRTVPGRRPVHPPRSLVITLSEDASTGGLSAPVSAPPVARRSKRLRAVPSAPRKGRRRPSPRRQHAPAVYRRRRVLAALLLLNFVELIGVVVVSPGFWIGFGVTATLLVAYVVHLRRLAVADRRRRRARAREAAWLAARQAEVRREQARRAAARREAQRRLAAQREVVRRAAMGLDRPADLPAAANGGSVSYRRSGGLRGRPYQSGRGSHSA from the coding sequence GTGAGGGTGCCGACCTCGGTGCTCCTCGCCGTCCTCGCCGCCGCCGGCCTGCTCGCCCTCGCCCCGGCGCTGGTTCGCCGGTACGACGCCACCGAGCGGCTGGTGGCGGAGCGGGCGCAGTCGACGGCGCGGGTGCTCCAGCGCCGCCGGCGGCGCCGTACTGTGCCGGGGCGCCGCCCGGTGCATCCGCCCCGTAGCCTCGTCATCACCCTCAGCGAGGATGCGAGCACCGGTGGGCTCTCCGCGCCCGTTTCCGCGCCCCCCGTCGCGCGCCGGTCGAAGCGGCTGCGCGCCGTGCCGTCGGCCCCCCGCAAGGGCCGCCGTCGGCCGTCGCCCCGCCGACAGCACGCCCCCGCCGTCTACCGGCGCCGCCGGGTGCTCGCCGCGCTGCTGCTGCTCAACTTCGTCGAGCTGATCGGCGTGGTCGTGGTCAGCCCCGGCTTCTGGATCGGTTTCGGGGTCACCGCCACCCTGCTGGTCGCGTACGTCGTACACCTGCGCAGACTCGCCGTGGCCGATCGCCGGCGGCGGCGGGCCCGGGCCCGGGAGGCGGCGTGGCTGGCCGCCCGGCAGGCCGAGGTGCGGCGCGAGCAGGCTCGGCGCGCGGCGGCCCGCCGGGAGGCGCAGCGCCGCCTGGCGGCCCAGCGCGAGGTGGTACGCCGCGCCGCGATGGGCCTCGACCGGCCGGCGGACCTGCCGGCGGCGGCCAACGGCGGCTCCGTCTCCTACCGCCGCTCGGGCGGCCTGCGCGGCCGCCCCTACCAGTCCGGTCGCGGCTCCCACTCGGCCTGA
- a CDS encoding 4'-phosphopantetheinyl transferase family protein, whose protein sequence is MRDLLPPAVAVAVAGPSDWTGELLPAERACLSDRAVQSRRRDFTAGRVCARRAMAALGVPPVAVPSAADRSPVWPAGVVGAITHTAGYCAAVAARADEIRSVGIDAEGHRELNAGVRRLVCLPEEEDRCARLPAGTSWPAVVFSVKETVYKVWHPLVGTWLDFHDALVELDPDAGTFTARIAPARRDAAPVPDPPALVTGRFSIDEALVRTAAVLLPR, encoded by the coding sequence ATGCGTGACCTGCTGCCGCCGGCCGTGGCGGTGGCCGTGGCCGGGCCGTCGGACTGGACGGGCGAGCTGCTGCCGGCCGAGCGGGCCTGCCTCAGCGATCGCGCCGTGCAGAGCCGCCGCCGCGACTTCACCGCCGGAAGGGTCTGCGCCCGGCGGGCGATGGCCGCCCTCGGCGTGCCCCCGGTCGCGGTGCCGTCGGCCGCCGACCGGTCACCGGTCTGGCCGGCCGGCGTGGTCGGCGCCATCACCCACACCGCCGGCTACTGCGCGGCAGTCGCGGCCCGCGCCGACGAGATCCGGTCGGTCGGCATCGACGCCGAGGGGCACCGCGAGCTCAACGCGGGCGTACGCCGGCTGGTCTGCCTGCCCGAGGAGGAGGACCGGTGCGCCCGCCTGCCGGCGGGGACCTCCTGGCCGGCGGTGGTGTTCAGCGTCAAGGAGACGGTCTACAAGGTGTGGCACCCGCTCGTCGGCACGTGGCTGGACTTCCACGACGCCCTGGTGGAGCTCGACCCGGACGCCGGCACGTTCACGGCCCGCATCGCGCCGGCGCGGCGCGACGCCGCCCCCGTGCCCGACCCGCCCGCGCTGGTCACGGGCCGCTTCAGCATCGACGAGGCCCTGGTGCGCACCGCCGCCGTGCTGCTGCCCCGCTGA
- a CDS encoding saccharopine dehydrogenase family protein has protein sequence MGSGRTVAVFGAYGHTGRFVVAELRARGFVPLLCGRDADKLRALTASWPGLDTRPASVDDPASLDRALAGAAAVVNCAGPFAVTAAPVIEAALRAGIPYVDVAAEVEANLDTFTHFADRARAAGTVVVPAMAFFGGLGDLLVTAAMGDWTAADEAHVAYGLSGWHPTAGTRAAGTVSRQRRDGRRVRYRDGRLEYRDDAPPTLKWPFPDPMGIRAVIGEFTMADVVTVPSHLAIPEVCTYMTVEAAGELAAPETSAPTAVDDRGRSAQTFLVDVVVRSGGEERRAVASGQDIYAVSAPLAVEAVHRILTGRTRTVGVASAGAVFDAPGFLRALSAHISLDLPR, from the coding sequence ATGGGATCGGGTCGGACGGTGGCGGTCTTCGGCGCGTACGGACACACCGGGCGCTTCGTGGTGGCGGAGTTGCGCGCCCGCGGGTTCGTCCCGCTGCTCTGCGGACGCGACGCGGACAAACTGCGGGCGCTCACGGCGTCCTGGCCGGGGCTCGACACCCGGCCGGCCTCGGTCGACGATCCGGCCTCACTCGACCGCGCGCTGGCCGGCGCGGCTGCGGTGGTCAACTGCGCGGGGCCCTTCGCCGTGACCGCCGCGCCGGTGATCGAGGCGGCACTGCGCGCCGGGATCCCGTACGTGGACGTGGCGGCCGAGGTCGAGGCCAATCTCGACACCTTCACGCACTTCGCGGATCGCGCCCGCGCCGCGGGAACGGTGGTGGTCCCCGCGATGGCCTTCTTCGGCGGCCTCGGCGACCTGCTGGTCACCGCGGCGATGGGCGACTGGACGGCGGCCGACGAGGCGCACGTCGCGTACGGCTTGAGCGGTTGGCACCCCACGGCCGGGACCCGCGCCGCGGGCACGGTCTCCCGGCAGCGCCGGGACGGCCGGCGTGTCCGCTACCGCGACGGGCGGCTGGAGTACCGCGACGACGCCCCACCGACCCTGAAGTGGCCCTTCCCCGACCCGATGGGGATCCGGGCCGTGATCGGCGAGTTCACCATGGCCGACGTCGTCACCGTCCCCAGCCACCTGGCCATTCCCGAGGTGTGCACCTACATGACGGTCGAGGCGGCCGGCGAGCTGGCGGCTCCGGAGACATCGGCGCCGACCGCCGTCGACGATCGCGGCCGGTCCGCGCAGACCTTCCTCGTCGACGTCGTCGTGCGCTCCGGCGGCGAGGAACGGCGCGCCGTGGCGAGCGGCCAGGACATCTACGCCGTCAGTGCGCCGCTCGCGGTGGAAGCGGTCCACCGCATCCTCACGGGACGGACCAGGACGGTCGGTGTCGCCTCCGCCGGCGCCGTCTTCGACGCGCCCGGCTTCCTCCGCGCGCTGTCCGCGCACATCTCGCTCGACCTGCCACGGTAG